One genomic region from Desulfomonilaceae bacterium encodes:
- the pstA gene encoding phosphate ABC transporter permease PstA: protein MENQTEEKPNINLTRRRNRDFKAKGEPFIWILGGALVIGLVMIVGFVVLISYHGLLTFYPDKIQVVKLTNGSSVAGELMRPDLYKPESDNVASLPQKATNEMENNKGFLKRLLFKTGNFDLYNEDYKWVPAYEIESVSEPKDMVYVERMEWGPFIGRIGSLDLDGKKIGPKGMSWDELKKLHREAEKRRLRIKGIEQGEIATVNHYLEKDRLSLKKVELENGLDSQAYAKAEKKYKAAEGKLETQYRELSNEAEALRRVDSKYTITMLDVNNKEKRMKISDIVRFYPANQLSFGQRLGVYFSRWVEFLTQEPREANTEGGVLPAIFGTFCMTVLMALLVAPFGVVTALYLREYAKQGRLVSIIRVCVNNLAGVPSIVYGVFGLGFFAYVLGVSIDQIFFPERFPNPTFGTGGLLWASLTLALLTVPVVIVATEEALAAVPQSMREGSLACGASKWQTIRRIVLPRAMPGIMTGLILAMARGAGEVAPLMLVGVVKMAPELPIDQFPPYIHLERSFMHLGFHIFDLAFQSRNSEAAIPMVYVTTLLLITLVFAMNVASIIVRNRLKRKFFTGHF from the coding sequence ATGGAAAATCAAACCGAAGAAAAACCAAACATTAACTTGACCCGCCGACGCAATCGAGATTTCAAGGCGAAGGGGGAGCCGTTCATATGGATACTGGGTGGGGCGTTGGTGATCGGTTTGGTGATGATTGTCGGGTTTGTCGTCCTGATTTCTTACCATGGGTTGTTAACTTTTTATCCGGATAAAATTCAGGTCGTAAAACTGACAAACGGCTCGTCAGTGGCGGGCGAATTGATGCGACCGGACCTTTATAAACCCGAAAGCGACAACGTTGCGTCATTGCCCCAAAAAGCGACTAACGAAATGGAAAACAATAAGGGTTTTCTCAAGAGGCTGCTTTTCAAGACGGGCAATTTTGACCTCTACAACGAAGATTATAAGTGGGTGCCGGCTTATGAAATTGAAAGCGTCTCCGAACCAAAAGACATGGTTTATGTCGAGAGAATGGAATGGGGACCCTTTATAGGCAGAATAGGATCGCTTGATCTTGATGGTAAAAAGATTGGTCCTAAAGGCATGTCCTGGGATGAACTCAAAAAATTGCATCGCGAAGCTGAAAAACGCCGACTGAGAATCAAAGGGATCGAACAGGGCGAAATTGCGACTGTAAACCATTATCTTGAGAAAGATCGGTTAAGTCTAAAGAAGGTTGAACTTGAAAATGGACTTGACAGCCAAGCGTATGCCAAAGCCGAAAAAAAATACAAAGCCGCTGAAGGGAAACTCGAAACCCAATATCGTGAACTATCCAACGAAGCCGAAGCGCTTAGGCGGGTAGACTCCAAGTACACAATTACGATGTTGGATGTTAACAATAAAGAAAAGCGGATGAAAATCTCCGACATCGTGAGATTCTATCCTGCAAATCAGCTTTCGTTCGGGCAACGCCTAGGTGTTTATTTTTCAAGATGGGTAGAATTTCTGACTCAGGAGCCTAGAGAGGCGAATACAGAAGGCGGTGTCTTACCGGCGATTTTCGGAACTTTTTGCATGACGGTTCTTATGGCTTTGCTAGTCGCTCCTTTTGGGGTCGTGACCGCCCTGTATTTGAGAGAATACGCCAAACAGGGACGCTTGGTTTCAATAATACGAGTATGCGTTAATAATCTGGCCGGGGTTCCTTCGATAGTCTATGGAGTCTTCGGCCTTGGCTTTTTTGCTTACGTCCTTGGGGTTAGCATAGATCAGATTTTCTTTCCGGAGAGGTTCCCAAACCCTACCTTTGGGACGGGAGGTTTGCTTTGGGCCTCCCTTACTCTTGCCCTCCTTACTGTGCCTGTCGTGATCGTCGCTACTGAGGAGGCGCTGGCCGCTGTGCCACAGTCCATGCGGGAGGGTTCCCTGGCATGTGGCGCGTCAAAGTGGCAAACGATTAGACGCATAGTATTGCCAAGGGCCATGCCCGGTATCATGACAGGGTTGATTCTGGCTATGGCTCGAGGCGCAGGTGAAGTTGCGCCGCTCATGCTCGTGGGAGTAGTAAAAATGGCTCCGGAGTTGCCAATCGATCAGTTTCCTCCTTATATACATCTGGAAAGAAGTTTTATGCATCTTGGATTCCATATTTTTGACCTTGCGTTTCAATCACGAAATTCGGAGGCCGCAATTCCAATGGTTTATGTCACGACATTGTTATTGATTACACTGGTATTTGCGATGAACGTGGCTTCGATTATTGTACGAAACCGCCTGAAACGAAAGTTTTTCACCGGGCATTTTTAG